From a single Microbacterium murale genomic region:
- a CDS encoding LacI family DNA-binding transcriptional regulator yields MAEKPHRPTVKEVAQRAGVSPMTVSRTLSGGVNVKPDVQQRVMDAVAELGYHRNENARSIRPGHSSGLIGVAITNIANPYYSTFALGVEEEAALTGRRILLGNTSEDPGREAELVGDFLGRRVDGLIVVPASSTSGHLAHSQSQGVPVVLASRRVDGIEADSVVLADDDGAYRGTIALIDAGHTRIGYLGNTLSIFTGERRHAGFIRALEERGIKVEPALIAAGQQTVDQARDATRALLGMKNPPTAIFCANNRNAIGAVKEISQQLHVGIKTATDFPELMSFDDFELAELSPVPISVIDHDPRELGRTAARMLLDRLDGGDEDAAVREIELPVSLRMHVR; encoded by the coding sequence ATGGCTGAGAAGCCGCACCGTCCGACCGTCAAGGAGGTCGCACAGCGCGCGGGCGTGAGTCCGATGACCGTCTCGCGCACGCTCTCCGGTGGCGTGAACGTCAAGCCCGACGTGCAGCAGCGAGTGATGGATGCCGTGGCCGAACTCGGCTATCACCGCAACGAGAACGCGCGCAGCATCCGCCCTGGCCACAGCAGTGGACTCATCGGTGTCGCCATCACGAACATCGCCAACCCGTACTACAGCACCTTCGCGCTCGGCGTCGAAGAGGAAGCTGCCCTCACCGGACGACGAATCCTGCTCGGCAACACCTCAGAGGATCCGGGCCGCGAGGCGGAGCTCGTCGGCGACTTCCTCGGGCGACGCGTCGACGGTCTCATCGTCGTCCCCGCCAGCTCCACCTCTGGCCACCTCGCGCACTCGCAGAGCCAGGGCGTGCCTGTCGTGCTCGCCTCGCGACGCGTCGACGGAATCGAGGCGGACAGCGTCGTGCTCGCCGATGACGACGGTGCCTACCGCGGCACCATCGCCCTCATCGACGCCGGCCACACCCGCATCGGCTACCTCGGCAACACCCTCTCGATCTTCACCGGCGAGCGCCGGCACGCGGGGTTCATCCGTGCACTTGAAGAACGCGGTATCAAGGTCGAACCGGCACTCATCGCCGCCGGGCAGCAGACCGTCGACCAGGCCCGTGACGCCACCCGTGCGCTGCTCGGTATGAAGAATCCGCCCACCGCGATCTTCTGCGCCAACAACCGCAACGCGATCGGTGCCGTCAAGGAGATCAGCCAGCAGTTGCATGTCGGAATCAAGACCGCCACCGACTTCCCCGAACTCATGAGCTTCGACGACTTCGAGCTGGCCGAGCTGTCACCGGTGCCCATCAGCGTCATTGATCATGATCCGCGCGAGCTGGGACGGACGGCGGCGCGGATGCTGCTGGATCGGCTGGATGGTGGCGACGAGGATGCTGCGGTGCGGGAAATCGAGCTGCCGGTGTCGCTGCGGATGCACGTTCGATAG
- a CDS encoding pyridoxamine 5'-phosphate oxidase family protein yields the protein MTDSTDDRAKVAELVKKFRFGMFVTGHADGTLVAHPLTVQEAEFDGDLWFLVSKNSSPIRDLAADSHANVSLSSNDAWVSLSGTARLVEDREKLNELWNPVVEAWFPDGPDDPAVGVLKFSADSAEYWDTPGGKIATAFSFVKSKITGERYDGGESGKVDL from the coding sequence ATGACTGACTCCACGGACGATCGCGCGAAGGTCGCAGAACTCGTCAAAAAGTTCCGATTCGGGATGTTCGTCACGGGCCACGCCGACGGCACGCTCGTCGCGCACCCGCTCACGGTGCAGGAGGCGGAGTTCGATGGAGACCTGTGGTTCCTCGTCTCGAAGAACTCGTCGCCGATCAGAGATCTCGCCGCCGACTCGCACGCCAACGTCTCGCTCAGTTCGAATGACGCCTGGGTCTCACTTTCGGGCACGGCACGACTCGTCGAGGACCGCGAGAAGCTCAACGAGCTGTGGAACCCAGTGGTCGAGGCCTGGTTCCCCGATGGTCCGGACGACCCCGCAGTCGGCGTGCTCAAGTTCAGCGCGGACTCGGCCGAGTATTGGGACACCCCAGGCGGAAAGATCGCCACAGCGTTCAGCTTCGTGAAGTCGAAGATCACCGGCGAGCGCTACGACGGCGGCGAAAGCGGCAAGGTGGATCTCTGA
- a CDS encoding VOC family protein, protein MLKIVSIVIRVNDLTAQSRFWQAALHYVERDPADDDWVVLKPRDADTPCISLDVRHSERILPPRIHLDIYADDQAVEVRRLTELGAREVQWDGLPDDADYVIMEDPEGNRFCVIESPDWSGWEQMQGQ, encoded by the coding sequence ATGTTGAAGATCGTGTCAATCGTGATTCGTGTGAACGACCTCACTGCGCAATCCCGCTTCTGGCAAGCCGCCCTCCACTACGTCGAGCGAGACCCGGCGGACGACGACTGGGTCGTTCTCAAACCGCGTGACGCAGATACCCCCTGCATCTCCCTCGACGTCCGCCATTCCGAGCGGATCCTGCCTCCGCGGATCCACCTCGACATCTACGCCGACGATCAAGCCGTCGAGGTCCGACGCCTCACCGAGCTCGGCGCGCGCGAGGTGCAATGGGATGGCCTACCGGACGACGCCGACTACGTGATCATGGAAGACCCCGAAGGCAATCGCTTCTGCGTCATCGAAAGTCCGGACTGGTCAGGCTGGGAGCAGATGCAAGGCCAGTGA
- a CDS encoding helix-turn-helix transcriptional regulator: MDSPSNRTLRLLSLLQAGGDWSVAALAERLEVSQRTVRRDTQRLRELGYDVQSRPGPGAGYQLRPGTKIPPLLLSADEVATIITSLLVLETWSPDDPSASVARSKLEQTLPPALRRRAAATAISTQILQESPAPVDWALVGILSDAVAQGARVGFDYTDQSGRQSARVVEPHRHFLRKRQWYVVGFDIDRGDWRLFRLDRMQSTSILPGAHSSREFPFASIESWLASDFGRIGSPPDEAKNR, encoded by the coding sequence GTGGACTCACCATCGAATCGCACCCTGCGCCTGCTCTCACTGCTCCAGGCAGGCGGCGATTGGAGCGTTGCTGCACTCGCTGAGCGACTGGAGGTGAGCCAGCGGACCGTACGGCGAGACACCCAACGACTGCGCGAGCTCGGTTACGACGTGCAGTCCCGACCGGGTCCAGGAGCCGGATATCAGCTGCGGCCAGGGACGAAGATCCCGCCACTACTCCTCAGCGCTGACGAGGTCGCCACGATCATCACGAGTCTGCTCGTGCTCGAGACGTGGAGCCCCGATGACCCCTCGGCATCCGTCGCCCGCTCGAAGCTCGAGCAGACGCTGCCGCCCGCCCTGCGCCGACGCGCGGCAGCCACCGCGATCTCGACCCAGATCCTGCAGGAGTCGCCCGCACCCGTGGACTGGGCGCTCGTCGGCATCCTGTCCGATGCGGTCGCCCAAGGTGCACGCGTCGGCTTCGACTACACCGATCAATCCGGGCGGCAGTCCGCGCGCGTGGTCGAGCCGCACCGCCACTTCCTACGGAAGCGGCAGTGGTACGTCGTCGGTTTCGACATCGACCGAGGAGATTGGCGCCTGTTCCGACTGGACCGGATGCAGTCGACCAGCATCCTTCCGGGCGCGCACTCGTCGCGGGAGTTCCCGTTCGCGTCGATCGAGAGCTGGTTGGCCAGCGACTTCGGCCGGATCGGCTCGCCACCTGATGAAGCCAAGAATCGCTGA
- a CDS encoding NAD(P)H-binding protein, translated as MRIAVTTPNGNVGHHLTRMLVRSGIRPLLLTRHPEQISPELMPYVDVARADSQNADEVVDATRGVNAIYWVDPSVMSEDPLTDYARATEALIRAVAENGIGRVVFQSSVGAEKRHGAGEIDGLAATEVALGGLDIDVTHLRCGYFFTNLLLDVGSLNSGMLQTVLPIDASMAWVAPRDIAEVAALTLLNREWTGHRVQAVHGPEDLSWAQVARILTQELGRDVTVERIADEEMRQQYVDAGMPTAMADAVLGMSTGLRDDFTPEQERSVVTTTPTTLRTWVREELAGRGDRSGAFEKGS; from the coding sequence ATGCGAATCGCTGTCACCACACCCAACGGCAATGTCGGACACCACCTCACGCGGATGCTGGTGCGCTCAGGGATCCGGCCGCTGCTGCTCACCCGGCACCCAGAGCAGATATCCCCGGAGCTGATGCCCTACGTCGACGTGGCGCGCGCGGACTCCCAAAATGCCGATGAGGTCGTGGACGCGACTCGCGGCGTGAATGCCATCTACTGGGTCGATCCGTCTGTCATGTCGGAGGATCCGCTCACGGATTACGCCCGTGCCACGGAGGCTCTCATACGTGCGGTCGCCGAGAACGGCATCGGTCGCGTCGTGTTCCAGAGCAGCGTCGGCGCCGAGAAGCGTCACGGTGCCGGTGAGATCGACGGACTCGCGGCGACCGAGGTAGCGCTGGGCGGTCTCGACATCGACGTCACCCATCTGCGGTGCGGTTACTTTTTCACCAACCTGCTGCTCGACGTCGGGTCGCTGAACTCCGGCATGCTGCAGACAGTGCTGCCTATCGACGCGTCGATGGCCTGGGTGGCGCCCCGCGACATCGCCGAGGTGGCGGCGCTGACGCTGCTCAATCGTGAATGGACGGGGCATCGCGTGCAGGCCGTGCACGGGCCTGAAGACCTGAGCTGGGCGCAGGTCGCCCGGATCCTGACGCAAGAGCTCGGGCGAGATGTGACCGTCGAACGGATCGCGGATGAGGAGATGCGGCAGCAGTATGTCGACGCAGGGATGCCGACGGCGATGGCGGATGCCGTGCTGGGGATGTCGACCGGACTGCGCGATGACTTCACGCCTGAGCAGGAGCGGTCGGTGGTGACGACCACTCCGACGACGTTGCGGACGTGGGTGCGGGAGGAGCTCGCGGGACGCGGCGATCGATCGGGGGCGTTCGAAAAGGGGAGTTGA
- a CDS encoding G5 domain-containing protein, translating into MPELPPASWHIDPENPGQFRWWDGTQWTNATAPLNQATVSEPAISRTKSKKAWLVVAFIVCALVVGGLLARWSPVIVTLIFLVVAGLAIVAIAGRPMPRLGLGSRRAGFAALGTATMLVLGAGISSASVNEPATPTALVAPAASQSSTPRPTPTPNPTTFTTVSEESPIPFERTTVDDPQLDQGTTTVAAIGVDGIMVTKYRVTLVDGKEVARETVSATARLEPVTEVTAVGSRAPAPPPAPAPVPFAQQDGGGCDPNYADACVPVASDVDCEGGSGDGPGYVQGPVRIVGSDVYDLDRDGDGIACD; encoded by the coding sequence ATGCCCGAACTTCCCCCTGCCTCCTGGCACATAGATCCCGAAAACCCTGGCCAGTTCCGTTGGTGGGACGGGACCCAATGGACAAACGCAACTGCGCCGCTGAATCAGGCCACCGTTTCCGAACCGGCCATATCACGAACAAAGAGCAAGAAGGCGTGGCTAGTGGTCGCGTTCATTGTGTGCGCGCTCGTCGTTGGCGGCCTCCTTGCGAGGTGGTCTCCGGTCATTGTGACTCTGATCTTCCTCGTTGTCGCAGGACTGGCGATCGTCGCCATAGCTGGCCGCCCAATGCCTCGGCTGGGCCTCGGCTCGCGACGAGCTGGGTTTGCCGCGTTGGGTACCGCAACGATGCTCGTGCTTGGTGCCGGGATCTCAAGTGCCAGCGTGAACGAGCCCGCCACTCCCACTGCCTTGGTCGCGCCCGCAGCCAGTCAAAGTTCAACGCCGCGCCCGACGCCGACTCCCAACCCCACCACCTTTACAACAGTCAGCGAGGAAAGCCCGATTCCATTCGAGCGCACGACCGTTGATGACCCCCAGCTCGACCAAGGCACCACAACCGTTGCGGCAATCGGCGTAGACGGGATCATGGTGACGAAATATCGCGTGACTCTCGTCGATGGCAAGGAGGTCGCACGAGAAACCGTCAGTGCAACTGCGCGGCTGGAACCCGTCACAGAAGTCACCGCGGTCGGGAGCCGAGCACCGGCGCCACCACCCGCGCCCGCGCCGGTCCCCTTTGCCCAGCAAGACGGCGGCGGCTGCGATCCAAACTACGCGGATGCGTGTGTCCCCGTCGCCAGCGACGTTGACTGTGAAGGAGGAAGCGGGGATGGGCCCGGCTACGTCCAGGGGCCCGTGCGAATCGTCGGCTCAGATGTCTATGATCTCGACCGCGATGGAGACGGCATCGCTTGCGACTGA
- a CDS encoding DUF2075 domain-containing protein, translating to MTGFDIQRLSFARETVDDWARGNPRHTNWPVVYVIDGQRRTKKLYVGETTSTQKRMRQHLAGSKKDEGLDSVRVVIDERFNKSACLDLESHLIRWFHGDGQYAILNGNDGLTDAQYYDRELYRESFRDVFEALRSEGLFARSIPQIENSDLFKLSPFKALTDDQAIAISDIVEGLLDDLQHPDARSTLVVQGDPGTGKTIIAIFLMKLLADIRDYQDHDDVDPESMFAEFFVPENRALLASLRMALVVPQQSLRESVKKVFKKTSKLDPMMVMTPFQIGESDIEFDLVLVDETHRLGQRANQASGVQNKKFREINKALFGEDDPRYTQLSWIKARSKHQLLLLDGEQSVRPHDLSPAVLGGEVRDAKDAHRHYRLTTQMRVQAGTDYVEFVRAMLRGENPPRPNLGDYDLQIFDDLGEMRAAIHTKDAEVGLSRLVAGYAWDWISKKDPAAFDIELDGEKLRWNSTAKDWINSKKSLDEVGSIHTVQGYDLNYAGVIIGPDLRVDPASGQIVADWDAYRDKKGKENTGHLKGSFDEGDLLVFIRNVYGVLLTRGMLGTYVYVCDPALRAQLHALIGQ from the coding sequence ATGACTGGCTTCGACATCCAACGCCTGTCTTTCGCACGCGAGACGGTCGACGACTGGGCGAGGGGAAATCCACGCCATACGAACTGGCCAGTCGTCTACGTGATCGATGGACAACGGCGGACGAAGAAGCTGTACGTCGGTGAGACCACGAGCACCCAGAAGCGAATGCGCCAGCATCTCGCTGGCTCGAAAAAGGACGAAGGGCTCGACTCAGTTCGCGTCGTGATCGATGAGCGTTTCAACAAGTCCGCGTGCCTCGACCTCGAATCGCACCTCATCCGCTGGTTCCACGGCGACGGACAGTACGCGATTCTCAATGGCAACGACGGCCTCACAGATGCGCAGTACTACGACCGGGAGCTCTACCGCGAATCATTCCGCGACGTGTTCGAAGCTCTTCGCTCGGAAGGGCTCTTTGCCCGAAGCATTCCACAGATTGAAAACTCGGATCTCTTCAAGCTCTCACCGTTCAAGGCGCTGACTGACGACCAGGCAATCGCGATCAGCGACATAGTGGAGGGCCTGCTCGACGACCTGCAGCATCCGGATGCTCGCTCGACGCTTGTCGTGCAGGGAGATCCAGGAACGGGAAAGACAATCATCGCGATCTTTCTGATGAAGCTTCTCGCCGACATTCGCGACTACCAAGACCACGACGACGTCGACCCAGAGTCTATGTTCGCGGAGTTCTTCGTGCCGGAGAACCGAGCTTTACTCGCGAGCCTGCGAATGGCGCTCGTGGTTCCACAGCAGTCGCTGCGTGAGTCAGTGAAAAAGGTCTTCAAGAAGACGTCGAAGCTCGATCCGATGATGGTGATGACCCCATTCCAGATCGGCGAATCGGACATCGAATTCGATCTGGTCCTGGTCGATGAGACGCATCGCCTTGGACAGCGCGCGAACCAGGCCTCGGGGGTACAGAACAAGAAGTTCCGTGAGATCAACAAGGCCCTCTTCGGCGAGGATGACCCCCGCTACACACAACTCTCCTGGATAAAGGCCCGCAGCAAGCATCAACTTTTACTCCTCGACGGGGAGCAGAGCGTGCGTCCGCACGACCTGTCCCCGGCTGTGCTTGGCGGAGAAGTTCGCGATGCGAAAGACGCTCATCGTCACTACCGGCTCACGACGCAGATGCGCGTGCAAGCTGGGACTGACTATGTGGAGTTCGTCCGTGCAATGCTGCGCGGCGAGAACCCACCACGACCAAATCTTGGGGATTACGATCTGCAGATCTTCGATGACCTCGGCGAGATGCGTGCGGCAATCCACACAAAGGACGCCGAAGTCGGGCTATCGCGTCTGGTTGCTGGCTACGCGTGGGACTGGATCTCGAAGAAGGATCCCGCAGCGTTTGACATCGAACTCGATGGCGAGAAATTGCGCTGGAACAGCACGGCTAAGGACTGGATCAACTCGAAGAAGTCACTCGACGAGGTCGGGTCGATTCACACCGTGCAAGGGTATGACCTCAACTATGCCGGAGTGATCATCGGGCCCGATCTCCGCGTCGATCCCGCGTCGGGCCAGATCGTCGCGGACTGGGACGCCTACCGCGACAAGAAAGGCAAGGAGAACACCGGGCATCTGAAGGGTTCGTTTGATGAAGGTGATCTCCTGGTATTCATCCGCAACGTATACGGGGTACTCCTGACACGCGGCATGCTCGGGACCTACGTGTACGTCTGTGATCCGGCGCTGCGTGCACAACTCCACGCGCTGATCGGCCAGTGA
- a CDS encoding nucleotide pyrophosphohydrolase, whose protein sequence is MPTPSTLAALRTFVAERDWDQFHSPENLAKSISIEASELLECFQWSSNFDQTRVEEELADVVTYCIHLANKIGVDLDEIVMRKLQSTRAKYPVELAKGRMTKYTELAADQGEKE, encoded by the coding sequence ATGCCCACCCCTTCCACCCTCGCCGCCCTTCGCACCTTCGTCGCCGAACGGGACTGGGATCAGTTCCACTCCCCGGAGAACCTCGCGAAGAGCATCTCGATTGAGGCATCCGAGCTTCTCGAGTGTTTCCAGTGGTCGTCCAACTTCGACCAGACGCGCGTTGAGGAAGAACTCGCCGACGTCGTTACTTACTGCATTCACCTGGCGAACAAGATCGGTGTCGATCTCGATGAAATCGTGATGAGAAAGCTTCAGTCGACGAGGGCCAAGTATCCGGTCGAACTCGCCAAGGGCCGGATGACGAAATACACCGAGTTGGCCGCGGATCAGGGCGAAAAGGAATGA
- a CDS encoding HNH endonuclease — translation MIRPHAEQDAIRDDVFRWLDLRRNAGAYEYSRDELVNYMFNGERIPLLDTGRGIRNPVDFDSTLTIMTSSKKTAYSDGISPEGLVTYSYQSREGGDNVKLRRAFERADPLVYFLGVRPSYFVAFYPAYIVHDDPVRRTVSIALDETLRHFDDPLNLKEYERRYAERLVRTRLHQPMFRARVLRAYNTACAICNLKHAELLDAAHIIADSQTGGVAEVTNGLALCKIHHASYDQNLLGITPDYEVRIDRDLLEEVDGPMLRHGLQDMHGRPLTLPQRTADYPSRQKLAEKYALFAA, via the coding sequence GTGATTCGACCTCATGCCGAACAAGACGCTATCCGCGACGACGTCTTCCGGTGGCTCGACCTGCGCCGCAACGCGGGCGCCTACGAGTACAGCCGCGACGAGCTGGTCAACTACATGTTCAACGGGGAGCGGATCCCTCTTCTCGACACCGGCCGCGGAATCCGTAATCCGGTGGACTTCGACTCGACTCTGACGATTATGACGAGCTCGAAGAAAACGGCGTACTCCGACGGGATTAGCCCCGAAGGGCTCGTCACGTACTCGTATCAGTCACGAGAGGGTGGTGACAATGTCAAACTGCGACGCGCCTTCGAGAGAGCCGATCCGCTCGTTTACTTCCTGGGCGTGCGGCCGAGTTATTTTGTCGCCTTCTACCCTGCGTACATCGTTCATGACGACCCGGTTAGGCGCACCGTGAGTATCGCGCTCGATGAGACTCTTCGGCATTTTGACGATCCGCTCAATCTCAAAGAATACGAGCGCCGGTACGCAGAACGTCTCGTCAGGACGCGCCTGCATCAGCCGATGTTCCGCGCCCGCGTGTTGCGGGCTTACAACACAGCGTGTGCCATTTGTAATCTAAAACACGCTGAACTGCTTGACGCCGCACACATTATTGCGGACTCGCAGACGGGAGGTGTCGCCGAAGTGACCAACGGGCTCGCGTTATGCAAGATCCATCATGCGTCGTACGACCAGAACCTCCTGGGCATCACACCTGACTATGAAGTTCGGATTGACCGCGACCTTCTTGAAGAAGTCGATGGGCCGATGCTGCGGCACGGCCTCCAGGACATGCACGGGCGCCCGTTGACACTGCCACAGCGCACGGCCGATTACCCGTCGAGACAAAAATTGGCGGAGAAATATGCGTTATTCGCTGCATAG
- a CDS encoding (deoxy)nucleoside triphosphate pyrophosphohydrolase, with the protein MKKQINVVGAVLIRDGAALAAQRSRTMSLPGLWEFPGGKVEFGETPQDALAREIQEELLCTVSVGERVEATTHEYEFGVVTLTTYYATIVDGDPRLTEHADLRWIPLTDLYSVDWAPADIPTVDRILGGLA; encoded by the coding sequence TTGAAGAAGCAGATCAATGTCGTGGGAGCAGTGCTGATTCGCGATGGTGCGGCGCTCGCCGCCCAGCGCAGTCGAACGATGTCGTTACCCGGGCTGTGGGAGTTTCCGGGAGGGAAAGTTGAGTTTGGTGAAACCCCGCAGGACGCACTCGCACGTGAGATACAGGAAGAGCTTCTCTGTACGGTCTCCGTAGGCGAACGAGTGGAGGCAACGACGCACGAGTACGAGTTCGGCGTCGTCACACTCACCACTTATTACGCGACGATCGTCGATGGCGATCCGCGCCTCACTGAACACGCTGATCTCCGGTGGATCCCCTTGACGGACCTTTATAGCGTCGACTGGGCGCCCGCGGACATTCCTACCGTCGATCGCATCCTCGGCGGCCTCGCGTAA
- a CDS encoding DUF2510 domain-containing protein: MTGVYSCLPLDSRYGVTSSTRSTIMSENAPKAPAGWYPDPTRKQRYWDGEDWLDLEAPETPSRLDTDETQGKPRSRSSRRRLGFWTVIVAVVLVLAGAGIAFTIKLQNDQVAAEKAAAAQDVKDAEAAEQARAEAEEERQAAADQRERDGREVAVDGVEGSIKTMAEGHVEEGIIDGPIIEVSCDPLDGGSTDDLAQKTTVFQCFVANVDNGDGTMSGYYYNATMNWDSGQYTYGFGQP, translated from the coding sequence GTGACAGGCGTGTATTCATGCCTGCCGCTCGACTCACGATACGGAGTGACGTCTAGCACAAGGAGCACCATCATGTCGGAAAACGCACCTAAGGCACCGGCGGGCTGGTATCCCGATCCGACGCGGAAGCAACGCTACTGGGACGGTGAAGACTGGTTGGATCTCGAGGCCCCTGAAACACCGTCTCGACTCGATACTGACGAAACACAGGGCAAGCCGCGTTCACGGTCGTCACGACGACGGCTCGGATTCTGGACGGTGATCGTCGCCGTCGTTTTGGTTCTCGCCGGGGCGGGTATCGCGTTCACGATCAAGCTTCAGAACGACCAAGTCGCAGCGGAGAAAGCGGCAGCCGCTCAGGACGTCAAAGACGCCGAAGCCGCCGAGCAAGCTCGAGCTGAGGCAGAAGAGGAACGACAGGCCGCGGCCGATCAGCGCGAACGCGACGGCCGCGAGGTCGCCGTTGACGGCGTCGAGGGCTCGATCAAGACGATGGCAGAAGGCCATGTTGAAGAGGGCATCATCGACGGACCGATTATCGAGGTCTCCTGCGATCCGCTTGACGGCGGGTCGACGGATGATCTGGCTCAGAAGACGACCGTCTTCCAGTGCTTCGTCGCAAACGTGGACAACGGCGACGGCACCATGTCTGGCTACTACTACAACGCCACCATGAACTGGGACTCCGGTCAGTACACGTACGGATTTGGGCAGCCCTGA
- a CDS encoding amidohydrolase yields MHIDAIFTNARIRTLDPKRPFAHSIGTLGGRIVGFDDDLHGLDADRIVDLDGQPVLPGFHDAHHHLSLTGFRLASLNLRPGVVNSLAELYDAVREYADGLAPDAWVRGAGYDQNFLEDHPTAEALDRAAGGRPVILEHVSGHMLVANTRAFELAGYPRREGYPDIAGGSIPRDADGRPKGLLQESAMGPINELVRPVELDEVQRNLALASDQALSYGLTSVTEPGIGEIRVVGNSPLDYHAYQTAVERRMLRVRTTLMPYITVLHPFEDLPDKDVLGLDLGIRTGLGDDMLRVGPVKIVADGSFIGRSAAMHACFHGEADNFGVLLHEPSQLRDYIVGAHRAGWTVATHAIGDRAITHVLDAVEEAQRIAPRPDVRHRIEHFALASDADVARAARLGVIPVPQGVFLSDFGDGMAAAVEQDRRDDIYRVKSLADAGIVLNGSTDSPISDANPLVSLRDMVLRRTGSGAVLGERERISVDEAVRAYTYGSAYAVGQELSKGTLKVGMLADFIALSDDLYEIPAERIAEQEVTATVVGGVVEFGDVG; encoded by the coding sequence ATGCATATCGACGCGATCTTCACCAATGCCCGCATCCGCACCCTCGACCCGAAGCGGCCGTTCGCGCACAGCATCGGCACGCTGGGCGGCCGCATCGTCGGCTTCGATGACGACCTGCACGGCCTCGATGCCGACCGCATCGTCGACCTCGACGGGCAGCCGGTGCTGCCCGGATTCCACGACGCGCATCATCACCTCTCACTGACCGGGTTCCGGCTCGCGTCGCTCAACCTGCGTCCAGGCGTGGTGAACTCGCTGGCTGAGCTGTACGACGCGGTGCGCGAGTATGCGGACGGTCTCGCACCGGATGCGTGGGTGCGGGGGGCCGGGTACGACCAGAACTTCCTCGAGGATCATCCGACGGCGGAAGCGCTGGATCGGGCTGCGGGTGGCCGGCCGGTCATCCTCGAGCACGTCTCCGGGCACATGCTCGTGGCCAACACGCGTGCGTTCGAGCTCGCCGGTTACCCGCGCAGGGAGGGGTATCCCGACATCGCCGGTGGCAGCATCCCGCGCGATGCCGATGGACGGCCGAAGGGTCTGCTGCAGGAGTCGGCGATGGGTCCGATCAATGAACTGGTGCGTCCCGTCGAGCTGGATGAGGTGCAGCGCAATCTCGCCCTCGCGAGCGATCAGGCCCTCAGCTACGGACTCACTTCGGTCACCGAGCCCGGGATCGGCGAGATCCGGGTGGTCGGCAACAGCCCGCTCGATTACCACGCGTATCAGACGGCGGTCGAGCGGCGGATGCTGCGGGTGCGGACGACCCTCATGCCGTACATCACCGTGCTGCATCCGTTCGAGGACCTGCCCGATAAGGACGTGCTGGGGCTGGACCTCGGCATCCGCACCGGGCTCGGTGACGACATGCTGCGGGTGGGGCCGGTGAAGATCGTCGCGGATGGTTCGTTCATCGGGCGGTCGGCGGCCATGCACGCGTGCTTCCACGGCGAGGCCGACAACTTCGGTGTGCTGCTGCACGAGCCTTCCCAACTACGCGATTACATCGTCGGCGCGCATCGCGCAGGGTGGACGGTCGCGACGCACGCGATCGGCGACCGCGCGATCACTCACGTGCTGGATGCTGTCGAAGAGGCGCAGCGCATCGCGCCCCGGCCCGACGTGCGCCACCGCATCGAGCACTTTGCGCTGGCGAGCGACGCTGACGTCGCGCGCGCTGCTCGTCTCGGGGTGATTCCGGTGCCGCAGGGCGTGTTCCTCTCGGATTTCGGCGACGGCATGGCCGCTGCCGTGGAGCAGGATCGCCGCGACGACATCTACCGGGTGAAGTCGCTGGCGGATGCCGGGATCGTGCTGAATGGATCGACCGACTCCCCCATCTCGGATGCAAACCCGCTCGTCTCACTGCGCGACATGGTGCTGCGACGGACGGGTTCCGGTGCGGTGTTGGGTGAACGCGAGCGGATCAGCGTCGACGAGGCCGTGCGGGCCTATACCTATGGCTCGGCGTATGCGGTCGGTCAGGAGCTCTCGAAGGGGACCTTGAAGGTCGGGATGCTGGCGGACTTCATCGCGCTGAGTGACGACCTGTATGAGATTCCGGCTGAGCGGATCGCGGAGCAGGAAGTGACCGCGACTGTCGTCGGTGGGGTCGTGGAGTTCGGGGACGTCGGGTAG